One genomic window of Evansella cellulosilytica DSM 2522 includes the following:
- the metA gene encoding homoserine O-acetyltransferase MetA: MPINIPKRLPIRKVLEEENIFVMDDERAIQQDIRPLNIVILNLMPEKQKTEAQLLRLLGNTPLQVNITFLRTVSYNPKNESPSHLNEFYSQFQTIKDRRFDGMIITGAPIEHFEFEEVGYWEEITEIMDWAHDNVTSIMHICWGAQAALYHHFGIEKYPLKKKCSGIFSHTIIDTPGIELLRGFDDEFIAPHSRNTNISIEQVNATDDLILLASSPEAGPFLLMTKDGKHVFATGHLEYETTTLAEEYKRDIKKGVPVPIPAYYFPNNDPEKEPINRWRSHAHLLFSNWLNYYVYQQTPYDWN; this comes from the coding sequence TTGCCTATTAACATACCTAAACGTTTACCAATACGTAAAGTACTAGAAGAAGAAAATATATTTGTGATGGACGATGAGCGTGCGATCCAGCAGGATATTCGTCCACTGAATATTGTTATTTTAAATTTAATGCCTGAAAAGCAAAAAACGGAAGCCCAGCTCCTTCGCCTATTAGGTAATACGCCACTACAGGTGAATATTACTTTTTTGCGGACGGTTTCGTACAATCCTAAAAATGAAAGTCCGTCTCACTTAAATGAGTTTTATTCTCAATTTCAAACAATAAAAGACCGTCGTTTTGATGGGATGATTATTACCGGTGCGCCTATCGAGCACTTTGAATTTGAAGAGGTTGGTTACTGGGAAGAAATTACGGAAATTATGGATTGGGCACACGACAACGTCACTTCCATTATGCATATTTGTTGGGGCGCACAAGCAGCCCTTTATCACCATTTCGGTATCGAAAAATATCCGTTAAAGAAAAAGTGTTCTGGCATCTTTAGCCACACGATTATCGATACTCCTGGGATTGAATTATTACGAGGCTTTGATGATGAGTTCATAGCTCCTCATTCTAGAAATACCAATATTTCAATAGAACAGGTGAATGCTACGGATGATCTAATATTGCTAGCCTCCTCACCAGAGGCTGGACCATTTCTTTTAATGACAAAAGACGGAAAACATGTTTTTGCAACTGGACACCTTGAATACGAGACAACAACGCTTGCTGAGGAATATAAGCGTGATATAAAAAAAGGGGTTCCTGTACCAATACCAGCTTATTATTTTCCAAACAATGATCCAGAAAAAGAGCCAATTAACAGATGGCGATCACATGCCCACTTACTATTTTCGAATTGGCTCAACTACTACGTGTATCAACAAACGCCATACGATTGGAACTGA
- a CDS encoding ABC transporter ATP-binding protein, which yields MIRRFFSYYIPHKKLFAADFSSAIVVAILELAFPLAVQWFVDSLLPYGDWPTIVWIGIGLFVIYGISTFLQYVVHYWGHNLGINIETDMRQQLFEHTQKQSFKYFDNTKTGHIMSRFTNDLFDIGELAHHGPEDMFIAFMTFIGAFWIMFTINVKLALVILCIVPILIGLIVFCNLKMNKAWKQMFRDIADVNARVEDSVSGVRVVQSFTNERFEISRFNKENKKFRKAKILSYKVMAFSLSSIYMLTRFITLAVLVYGAWLSFNGQLSNGELVAFILYVNVLLKPIDKISALMELYPKGMAGFKRFTEMIDTEPEIKDAKDAIHVPSLRGDISLNNVGFRYENHKRVLNGIDLHVRAGETIAFVGPSGAGKTTICSLIPRFYDVEEGAITIDGIDIRKITKESLRSQIGIVQQDVFLFTGTLRENIAYGMLDASDEDIAAAAKRAHLEHFIASLPDGYETQIGERGLKLSGGQKQRIAIARMFLKNPPILILDEATSALDTETELIIQEALTELAKDRTTLVIAHRLATIRNADRIVVVTEEGIAEEGTHDELIEKGGIFANLHRVQYRR from the coding sequence TTGATTCGACGATTTTTTTCTTATTATATACCACACAAAAAATTATTCGCAGCCGATTTTTCAAGCGCTATCGTTGTAGCGATATTAGAACTAGCTTTTCCACTTGCGGTTCAGTGGTTTGTTGATTCCCTACTTCCTTATGGAGATTGGCCGACGATTGTATGGATAGGGATCGGTCTTTTTGTCATTTATGGAATTAGTACATTCCTACAATATGTTGTCCATTATTGGGGACATAATCTAGGAATTAACATTGAAACCGACATGCGCCAACAGCTATTTGAACACACTCAAAAGCAATCGTTTAAGTATTTCGATAATACGAAAACAGGACATATTATGAGTCGATTTACAAACGACCTATTTGATATAGGGGAGCTTGCTCATCACGGCCCTGAGGATATGTTTATCGCATTTATGACCTTTATCGGTGCCTTTTGGATTATGTTTACAATTAATGTGAAGCTAGCACTCGTTATTTTATGTATCGTTCCTATTTTAATTGGTCTGATTGTATTTTGTAACTTAAAAATGAATAAAGCCTGGAAGCAAATGTTTCGTGATATCGCGGATGTAAATGCGAGAGTTGAGGACAGTGTATCTGGGGTAAGAGTTGTCCAATCGTTTACGAATGAAAGATTTGAGATTTCTAGATTTAATAAAGAAAATAAAAAGTTCCGTAAGGCAAAAATATTATCGTATAAAGTGATGGCTTTTAGTTTATCTAGCATTTATATGCTTACCCGTTTTATTACATTAGCCGTCCTCGTATACGGTGCATGGTTAAGCTTTAACGGTCAGCTTTCAAATGGTGAGCTCGTAGCCTTTATTTTATATGTCAATGTTCTGTTAAAACCGATTGATAAAATTAGCGCTTTGATGGAGCTATATCCGAAAGGGATGGCAGGTTTCAAAAGGTTTACGGAAATGATTGATACAGAACCAGAAATAAAAGATGCGAAGGACGCCATTCACGTTCCTTCACTTCGTGGAGATATTTCGTTAAACAATGTAGGCTTCAGGTATGAAAATCATAAAAGAGTGCTTAATGGCATTGACCTACATGTTCGTGCCGGTGAGACGATTGCATTTGTAGGACCTTCAGGGGCAGGGAAAACGACGATTTGCTCATTAATTCCTCGCTTTTATGATGTAGAGGAAGGGGCAATCACAATTGATGGTATCGACATAAGGAAGATAACGAAGGAGTCGCTTCGCTCTCAAATCGGTATTGTTCAACAGGACGTTTTCTTATTTACAGGCACTTTGAGAGAAAACATTGCCTATGGCATGCTGGATGCTTCTGATGAGGACATCGCAGCAGCAGCTAAACGAGCTCACCTAGAGCACTTTATTGCTTCCTTGCCAGATGGATATGAAACACAGATTGGTGAAAGAGGATTAAAGCTTTCAGGTGGTCAAAAGCAACGAATTGCGATTGCTAGAATGTTCTTAAAAAATCCTCCTATTCTTATTTTAGACGAAGCTACGTCAGCACTTGATACAGAGACAGAGCTCATTATACAAGAGGCCTTAACAGAGCTTGCAAAAGATAGAACAACATTAGTAATTGCCCATCGACTAGCTACAATTAGAAATGCAGATCGAATTGTTGTTGTGACAGAGGAAGGCATTGCTGAAGAAGGAACGCATGATGAGCTTATCGAAAAAGGTGGTATATTTGCAAACTTACATCGTGTTCAGTATAGAAGATAA